In Candidatus Aramenus sp. CH1, the following proteins share a genomic window:
- a CDS encoding HAD-IIA family hydrolase, with the protein MLRDYELIISDVDGVIVREGEPIWENLSVMRRLMEERKKVVFVTNNSGFSRVILARQLSYLGLKVTPNNIITSGLAAAIYMKRRMNVGSVFVIGEEGLIEEMRNFGFKVMYMSEVEENTPDAVVLGLDRLSTYDKLSAGMRCIARGSKFVVTNMDRLWPSKDGLKLGAGALASAIIYALNRSPDFIAGKPNKWIIDVAMEISGIRDLSKVVVIGDQLETDIRMGNSIGADTVLVLTGIAKKEDVERSDVKPKIVVDNLSEISD; encoded by the coding sequence TTGTTAAGGGACTATGAGTTGATCATAAGCGACGTAGATGGAGTCATTGTAAGGGAAGGGGAGCCCATCTGGGAAAACCTCTCCGTTATGAGGAGGCTGATGGAGGAGAGGAAGAAGGTCGTATTCGTCACGAACAACTCCGGGTTCAGCAGAGTTATCCTGGCAAGACAGCTCAGCTACTTGGGCCTAAAGGTAACGCCCAACAACATAATCACCAGTGGACTAGCTGCTGCCATCTACATGAAGAGGCGCATGAACGTGGGATCCGTCTTCGTTATCGGGGAGGAAGGACTAATAGAGGAGATGAGGAACTTCGGCTTCAAGGTGATGTACATGAGCGAGGTAGAGGAGAACACCCCAGACGCGGTAGTCTTGGGACTAGACAGGCTGAGCACTTACGACAAGCTCTCCGCAGGGATGAGGTGCATAGCCAGGGGGTCCAAGTTCGTGGTAACTAACATGGACAGGCTCTGGCCTTCGAAGGACGGGCTGAAGCTGGGGGCCGGGGCCCTAGCCAGCGCGATCATCTATGCGCTGAACAGGAGCCCGGACTTCATAGCCGGGAAGCCCAACAAGTGGATCATAGACGTGGCCATGGAGATCTCCGGGATAAGGGACTTGAGTAAGGTGGTGGTCATAGGCGACCAGCTGGAGACTGACATAAGGATGGGGAACTCCATTGGGGCCGACACGGTCTTGGTGCTCACGGGAATAGCAAAGAAGGAGGACGTTGAGAGGAGCGACGTAAAGCCCAAGATCGTTGTAGACAATCTCTCAGAAATTTCTGACTAA
- a CDS encoding succinate dehydrogenase flavoprotein subunit, producing the protein MDKLSYDAVVVGGGLAGLMAAHEIASSGFKVAVISKVFPTRSHSSSAEGGIAAYIPGNSDPNDNPDYMTYDTVKGGDYLVDQDAAELLSNKSGEIVKIMESWGTLFNRQPDGRVAVRYFGGQTYPRTRFVGDKTGMALLHALFQRVSGLDIDFYNEWFALDLIKDERKVVGLVAMEMRSMSPAFFRARAVVMATGGMGMLYQHTTNAYINTGDGYAMALRAGAAIKDPEFVQFHPTALYPSDILISEAARGEGGILRNVKGERFMARYAPKKLDLAPRDIASRAIVTEIREGRGFPGGYVGLDLTHLGEEYIKERLALAYEAAMNFAGVDATKEPIPVRPAQHYYMGGIDVDITGTNRDLIGLFAAGEAACVSVHGANRLGSNSLLETLVFGRETGRAVASFLKEATESSASVDKEAEKVVDEAYSFVKSESGEHFGVILNNLRKTMWDNVGIFRDEDGLKTAISDVLKLREEAKRMYVLDKSKSYNTEFFNALELRNMLDLAIVIATAALNRKESRGAHYRTDYPERDDKNWLKHTVAYLRGNTIEIDYNPVKITRFQPEARVY; encoded by the coding sequence ATGGACAAACTCTCTTACGACGCAGTGGTCGTGGGAGGCGGACTTGCTGGACTAATGGCAGCCCACGAGATCGCGTCCTCTGGCTTCAAGGTAGCGGTAATCTCTAAGGTCTTCCCAACTAGGTCGCACTCGTCCTCTGCAGAGGGAGGTATAGCAGCTTACATCCCGGGGAACTCCGACCCAAACGACAACCCCGACTACATGACCTACGACACGGTCAAGGGTGGGGACTACCTAGTGGACCAAGACGCGGCGGAGCTCCTATCCAATAAGTCTGGAGAGATAGTCAAGATAATGGAGAGCTGGGGAACACTATTCAACAGGCAACCCGACGGAAGGGTTGCAGTGAGGTACTTTGGCGGGCAAACTTACCCTAGGACTAGGTTCGTGGGCGACAAGACAGGGATGGCCTTGCTCCACGCCCTCTTCCAGAGGGTGTCAGGGCTCGACATAGACTTCTACAACGAGTGGTTCGCCCTGGACCTGATAAAGGACGAAAGGAAGGTAGTAGGACTAGTCGCAATGGAGATGAGGTCCATGAGCCCCGCCTTCTTCAGGGCGAGGGCCGTGGTAATGGCCACTGGGGGCATGGGGATGCTCTACCAGCACACCACGAACGCTTACATAAACACCGGGGACGGCTACGCTATGGCGTTGAGGGCAGGGGCGGCAATAAAGGATCCGGAGTTCGTCCAGTTCCACCCCACTGCCCTTTACCCCTCAGATATCCTCATAAGCGAGGCCGCGAGGGGAGAGGGAGGCATACTCAGGAACGTGAAGGGAGAGAGGTTCATGGCCAGGTACGCGCCAAAGAAGTTGGACTTGGCCCCAAGGGACATAGCGTCTAGGGCAATAGTAACTGAGATAAGGGAGGGGAGAGGGTTCCCTGGAGGATACGTTGGCCTCGACTTAACTCACTTAGGCGAGGAGTACATCAAGGAGAGGCTGGCCCTCGCATACGAGGCTGCTATGAACTTCGCCGGAGTGGACGCCACAAAGGAACCCATTCCAGTGAGGCCTGCACAGCACTACTACATGGGGGGGATCGACGTTGACATAACTGGGACAAACCGGGACTTGATAGGACTCTTCGCTGCGGGAGAGGCCGCTTGCGTGTCCGTACATGGGGCGAACAGGCTGGGGTCTAACTCCCTTCTTGAGACCTTGGTCTTTGGCAGGGAGACCGGGAGGGCAGTGGCCTCGTTCTTAAAGGAGGCGACGGAGTCCTCGGCGAGCGTGGACAAGGAGGCAGAGAAGGTAGTGGACGAAGCGTACTCCTTCGTCAAGAGCGAGAGCGGAGAGCACTTCGGCGTTATTCTCAACAACCTAAGGAAGACAATGTGGGACAACGTGGGGATATTCAGGGACGAGGACGGGCTAAAGACTGCCATCTCTGACGTGCTGAAGCTGAGAGAGGAGGCAAAGAGGATGTACGTGTTGGACAAGAGCAAGAGCTACAACACCGAGTTCTTCAACGCCTTGGAGCTGAGGAACATGCTCGATCTGGCAATAGTGATAGCCACAGCTGCCTTGAACAGGAAGGAGTCTAGGGGTGCCCACTACAGAACCGACTACCCAGAGAGGGACGACAAGAACTGGCTCAAGCACACCGTTGCCTACTTAAGGGGGAACACTATTGAGATAGACTACAATCCAGTTAAGATCACCAGGTTCCAGCCGGAGGCGAGGGTGTACTGA
- a CDS encoding succinate dehydrogenase/fumarate reductase iron-sulfur subunit, which produces MENEQEIVVRVRRFNQEKGEWWQEYKLKVDRFTQMTEVLRRIKTEQDPTLAYRASCHMAVCGSCAMKINGEPRLACKTLALDVVKKYGSNVITVEPMDFFKREKDLIVDMEDFYSRMFKVKPRLYPSKEVLEGKAEHRLKPEDQRELWKFEQCIWCGLCVSACPAVRIDLEFLGPAAHAKGYRFLADPRDTIYEERLKILVDSAWRCTYCYMCFNVCPRDVEPVTAIKKTRAHTRFLRERTPVANTGERHIEAIEESIRETGKIQEASVYLKTYGVLGSLTDLIYAFQNGKLKYALIKEEKVKNIEQLKKLMGE; this is translated from the coding sequence ATGGAGAACGAGCAGGAGATCGTTGTAAGGGTAAGGAGGTTCAACCAAGAGAAGGGAGAGTGGTGGCAGGAGTACAAGCTGAAGGTAGACAGGTTTACGCAGATGACCGAAGTGCTTAGGCGGATAAAGACCGAGCAGGACCCGACCCTGGCTTACAGGGCGTCCTGCCACATGGCCGTGTGCGGTAGCTGTGCAATGAAGATAAACGGAGAACCGAGGCTCGCATGTAAGACCTTGGCGTTGGACGTTGTCAAGAAGTACGGCTCTAACGTAATAACGGTAGAGCCAATGGACTTCTTCAAGAGGGAGAAGGACCTCATAGTGGACATGGAGGACTTCTACTCGAGGATGTTCAAGGTCAAGCCGAGGCTCTACCCGTCCAAGGAGGTACTGGAAGGAAAGGCAGAGCATAGGCTAAAGCCTGAAGACCAGAGGGAGCTGTGGAAGTTCGAGCAGTGCATCTGGTGTGGGCTATGCGTCTCAGCGTGTCCTGCAGTGAGGATAGACCTGGAGTTCCTAGGCCCCGCCGCGCACGCAAAGGGCTATAGGTTCCTGGCAGACCCCAGGGACACAATATACGAGGAGAGGCTCAAGATCCTGGTGGACAGCGCGTGGAGGTGCACCTACTGTTACATGTGCTTTAACGTCTGCCCAAGGGACGTGGAACCGGTGACGGCAATAAAGAAGACGAGGGCCCACACCAGGTTCTTGAGAGAAAGGACGCCCGTCGCCAACACCGGCGAAAGGCACATCGAGGCGATAGAGGAGTCAATAAGGGAGACCGGGAAGATCCAGGAGGCCTCGGTCTACTTGAAGACCTACGGCGTCCTAGGCTCCCTGACCGACCTCATCTACGCGTTCCAGAACGGGAAGCTCAAGTACGCGCTTATTAAGGAAGAGAAGGTTAAGAACATTGAGCAACTCAAAAAGTTGATGGGTGAGTGA
- a CDS encoding CoB--CoM heterodisulfide reductase iron-sulfur subunit B family protein, whose amino-acid sequence MTNNSNKIAYYPGCATHGLSKDVDIATKKVAEVLGIELVEVEDWNCCGGGFLDERDEVTHTALNLRNLSNVEKMGLQKMVTPCSVCLQSHRLASHKYHENRDLRKEVDKRLNDAKVEYSGKATAEHIVWVLVRDVGLEKIKSLVKRPLTGLKVGAYYGCQMLRPEQVMGFEPAFKPHSLEDLISTTGATPVTFPMRAACCGFPLMGSNPKGGLKLAYNVLSSAKSSGADILVHPCSLCHLQLDVIQLKVKNEFSVNWTLPAIYVTQLLGLAFGFSPEELGISKLTQNVLKEKGFA is encoded by the coding sequence ATGACAAACAACAGCAACAAGATAGCCTATTACCCTGGGTGTGCCACCCACGGGCTCTCAAAGGACGTGGACATAGCGACAAAAAAGGTAGCAGAGGTGTTGGGGATAGAACTTGTCGAAGTTGAGGACTGGAACTGCTGTGGTGGGGGCTTCCTGGACGAGAGAGACGAGGTAACCCACACTGCGCTAAACTTGAGGAACTTGTCCAACGTGGAGAAGATGGGGCTACAGAAGATGGTCACACCGTGTAGCGTGTGCCTGCAGAGCCACAGACTTGCCTCGCACAAGTACCACGAGAACAGGGACTTGAGGAAAGAAGTGGACAAGAGACTAAATGACGCAAAGGTTGAGTACTCTGGAAAGGCAACCGCGGAGCACATAGTGTGGGTTCTAGTGAGAGACGTAGGACTGGAGAAGATAAAGTCACTCGTTAAGAGGCCCTTGACGGGGCTGAAGGTAGGGGCTTACTACGGTTGCCAGATGCTTAGGCCAGAGCAGGTGATGGGGTTCGAGCCGGCTTTTAAACCACATAGCCTGGAGGACTTAATCTCTACCACTGGGGCTACCCCGGTGACTTTCCCTATGAGAGCGGCGTGCTGTGGCTTCCCCCTCATGGGGAGCAACCCTAAGGGCGGGCTAAAGTTGGCCTACAACGTGCTCAGCTCAGCCAAGAGCTCCGGCGCCGACATCCTAGTGCACCCGTGCAGTCTCTGCCACCTACAGCTAGACGTCATCCAGCTAAAGGTAAAGAACGAGTTCAGTGTAAACTGGACGCTCCCAGCCATCTACGTGACCCAACTCTTAGGACTGGCATTTGGCTTCTCCCCAGAAGAGCTAGGGATAAGTAAGTTGACCCAGAATGTACTCAAGGAAAAGGGGTTCGCTTGA
- a CDS encoding succinate dehydrogenase: MTIEEEVVNALKRAGAEVGEWKEVSERPGRAPFAKELEYKVQDLMWGKVHLRLTGEIYVHVISKLPFNWKDRVKELKLSGEVVDAAGGLMWLQERSPTDLLKDLEFLRDYLSKLKK; the protein is encoded by the coding sequence ATGACTATAGAGGAAGAAGTCGTGAACGCGTTAAAGAGGGCGGGCGCAGAGGTCGGCGAATGGAAGGAAGTGTCAGAGAGACCAGGGAGGGCACCCTTCGCCAAGGAACTAGAGTACAAGGTTCAGGATCTCATGTGGGGGAAAGTACACCTGAGGCTAACTGGAGAAATCTACGTACACGTGATCTCCAAGTTACCCTTCAACTGGAAGGACAGAGTCAAGGAGCTAAAGCTCTCAGGAGAAGTGGTGGACGCTGCTGGAGGGCTAATGTGGCTACAAGAGCGGAGCCCAACGGACTTGCTAAAGGACCTTGAGTTTTTGAGGGACTACCTATCCAAGTTGAAAAAGTGA
- a CDS encoding VWA domain-containing protein, whose amino-acid sequence MSGLLVGVDYEDPIVKYRGERISYTLKKVSGRESNVDPAFLIDTYYIHYLPLPLLKPKSDVDPKDGIKFTLLDMTLASDVVNRNRNYSIANSAVSMALSVSYVQNLIEELERIRRTSQSQEERQAAEQILNGLMKGSSGKEGEEKQQQQQSQQPQESVNKVMKQAHEKALSKAAEDASAVRSMQRIVGGNGAGTGSMLNFEGEIHEVLRLARNTEIKKILEFLNGIPKLGSITKRRTTRYTKGELYGYEEGSDLERLVPSELAMPEELFYVKLAENELLLYQKQIKETLGPIYLLLDKSGSMDGEKILWAKAVALALYSRAKRENRDFYLRFFDNIPYPLIKVIKNAKSKDVIKMVEYIGKIRGGGGTDISRSIISACEDIKEGHVKGVSDVIILTDGEDKIAETTVRRYLKEANATLISVMIRGDNADLRRISDNYFVVYKLDQNDLLKVVEA is encoded by the coding sequence ATGAGCGGCCTTTTAGTTGGGGTGGACTACGAGGACCCCATAGTGAAGTATAGGGGAGAGAGGATCTCCTATACGCTGAAAAAGGTGTCGGGTAGAGAGTCCAACGTAGACCCGGCTTTCCTAATAGACACCTATTACATCCACTACCTACCTTTACCCTTGCTGAAGCCTAAGTCAGACGTGGATCCCAAGGACGGGATAAAGTTCACCCTCTTGGACATGACCTTGGCCTCTGACGTTGTTAACAGGAACAGGAACTACTCAATAGCAAACTCGGCAGTGAGTATGGCGCTCTCCGTAAGCTACGTCCAGAACTTAATCGAGGAGCTGGAGAGGATCAGGAGGACTTCCCAGTCCCAAGAGGAGAGGCAGGCGGCAGAGCAGATCCTCAACGGGCTCATGAAGGGAAGTTCAGGGAAAGAGGGCGAGGAGAAACAGCAACAACAGCAGTCGCAGCAGCCCCAGGAGTCCGTCAACAAGGTTATGAAGCAGGCACATGAAAAGGCCCTCTCCAAGGCAGCAGAGGATGCCAGTGCCGTGAGGAGCATGCAGAGGATAGTGGGAGGCAACGGAGCAGGGACAGGGAGCATGTTGAACTTTGAGGGGGAGATCCACGAGGTCCTGAGGCTAGCTAGGAACACCGAGATAAAGAAGATCCTCGAGTTCCTCAACGGGATACCCAAGCTGGGGAGCATAACCAAAAGGAGGACGACTAGGTACACTAAGGGAGAGCTCTACGGCTACGAGGAGGGTTCCGACCTAGAGAGGTTGGTGCCATCTGAGCTGGCGATGCCAGAGGAGCTCTTCTACGTGAAGTTAGCTGAGAACGAGCTGTTGCTTTACCAGAAACAGATAAAGGAGACCTTGGGCCCCATTTACCTCTTGCTGGACAAGTCGGGCAGTATGGACGGGGAGAAGATACTTTGGGCAAAGGCGGTTGCCCTTGCCCTCTACAGTAGGGCTAAGAGGGAGAACAGGGACTTTTACTTGAGGTTCTTCGACAACATACCCTATCCCCTGATTAAGGTCATAAAGAACGCAAAGAGCAAGGACGTGATAAAGATGGTGGAGTACATTGGCAAGATAAGGGGAGGGGGAGGGACAGACATAAGCAGGTCAATAATCTCGGCGTGTGAGGACATAAAGGAGGGCCACGTAAAGGGGGTAAGCGACGTCATAATCCTCACCGACGGTGAGGACAAGATAGCTGAGACCACGGTGAGGAGGTACTTAAAGGAGGCAAACGCGACTTTGATCAGCGTCATGATAAGGGGGGACAACGCCGACTTGAGGAGGATTTCAGACAACTACTTCGTGGTATACAAGCTAGACCAAAACGACTTGTTGAAGGTAGTAGAGGCGTAA